Within the Salvia hispanica cultivar TCC Black 2014 chromosome 4, UniMelb_Shisp_WGS_1.0, whole genome shotgun sequence genome, the region ATTGTTCCCAAACATTTCTTGAACTTGCTCTTCACCTATGAAATCATCAAAACTTGGGAGGTAATCAGTACTCTCTCCGATCTCAGTCACAGGCTCATTTGGAGAGCTATTATTCGCAGCCTCGACTACTCCTTCAGCATTACGTCCATTTGCCCTATCTTTCCCGAAGATAAGCTTCCAGTCATCCCAGAATGGCCAAGACCTTGTGCGCATTCCACGGTATTCTTTGTCTTGCTATTAATCAGATTCAAAATATGCACATAGTTAGATGAATTGACAATGCACAAAGGCAATagaatcaattttgaagagtCTGAGATGGACCACAAACCTTCACGATTTGATCCCATTGATCATCAGAGCAGTCAATCTTGAAATCTCCGTGCACATTGAAACCAACTCCACTCCGATCCAGGATGTTTGGCAACAGGTTGTAGTGCTTTTTCAACGCAGTTAACTTAGATTGAATATGTGGATTGGCCTTTATATCAGTTCTCGGAAATTCGGTCTGCATCCATTCTTCAATCTTGCTCAAGTAGCCACCTCGGAACCCATTGTCCGATTTCCACCCCTGCGCCACCAGATCCTTCAATGCAGAGATGAGGACCGCTTCTTCGCGGTCAGTCCAAGAACGACGCCCTCTGTCATTCCTCTGATAACTGTGCCTGCGGATTTGGCTACTCCCTGGGACACATTAGACAAACAGTAAATCAAAGTTACAACCCTTGTTGTGCCACAAGACGTTCTCGT harbors:
- the LOC125220673 gene encoding uncharacterized protein LOC125220673; its protein translation is MSVYENVLWHNKGWSSQIRRHSYQRNDRGRRSWTDREEAVLISALKDLVAQGWKSDNGFRGGYLSKIEEWMQTEFPRTDIKANPHIQSKLTALKKHYNLLPNILDRSGVGFNVHGDFKIDCSDDQWDQIVKQDKEYRGMRTRSWPFWDDWKLIFGKDRANGRNAEGVVEAANNSSPNEPVTEIGESTDYLPSFDDFIGEEQVQEMFGNNVVDDSSAHSGQNTSGPSQAPPKPKRKRKVSDDDSGFIDMLGNMHTETNARLDTLAARIGYKMDLGKARKEIFRYLCLGKVMNSS